The genomic DNA GCCGCGCCCGACCGCGTCAACCGAAATCCGCGAACCGCCCATCTGAGCAACGAAGAATTCCTCGACTACCTCGACCACCGCTTCGGCAGCGTCCCCCGCGCGTTGCGGACGAATCCCGAAGCGGCAGCGTTGTTTTTGCCGATCGTTCGCTACGACTTACAATTGCTCGAATCGTACGTTCACCAACCGACCCCGCCGCTGCCGATTCCGATCCTGGCGTTGGCCGGCAGCGACGATCGCGCCGTCAGCCCCGAAGCGATGCGGCAGTGGGAGCGGTTTACCAGCGAATCGTTCGAATTGCAGACGATCCCCGGCGGCCACTTCTTTCCCACGGAAAATGTTGAACCGATCATCCAGCGGGCGATCGGAGCATTCCAGCAAGGACCTTCATGATCGCATCTCGATGCCGTTAGCGGATCGTTCGACCTGATCCAAATCGAATCATTCCAGCAAGGCTCTTATATGACTGCATCCCCTTCGCCAGTCTCCAAATCACGCAGCCCGATCGTGTGGATCATCACCGCGATCGTGTTGCTGGTCGTCGGGCTGTTTGGTTGCCTTATCCTGTGGCTCGCCAGTGGCGTCTCGGGCCGCGAATTTGCCCCTTCGCACTTCCAGACTCGGACATTTAATGTCGCTTCGGTCCCCTGGATCGGATTCCAGATCGGCAGCCTCGATCACTCCTCCGTCAACGATGCGACCAGCCAATATCTGATCGCCAACAAATTGATCAACGTTCCCGCGACGCCACCCAAACGCTGGGACCTGCTGGAAATCCACCGCAATGTCAGCCTCCCTCACGATGCCGATGCAAGCGTACTGACGCTCTACCTGACGGGGCGGGGCAGCCACGGCGTCGATTGGGAACAATGGAGCAAGGATCATCCAGCCGCCGCCGCTGTTTTTTGGCCGTTTGTGCAACAACTGGCGATCGACCAACTGTATCTCATGCTGCCGCAAGCCTTCGATCTGGCTCGCCAACAGACCGATCCAGTCGAACTGCAACAAGCGCTCGACGACTACTTCGTCGCCGAATTCCCCGCCTTCGCCGCCGACCTGGCCCATGCTGGTCGAGAGGCCGAAGCGATCGCGGCCCTCGAATCGGCGATCGATCGCTATCCC from Rosistilla oblonga includes the following:
- a CDS encoding thioesterase II family protein; amino-acid sequence: MFRTIYEAAEPKLQFFWFCHAGAGSASLVRAARGLSGPLSLQVASLPGREHRFRDGLNLSLDELVDQLAAELRAQIRGPYHLIGHSFGSLLSYLLAQKMIAAGLPPLSLTVMTLAAPDRVNRNPRTAHLSNEEFLDYLDHRFGSVPRALRTNPEAAALFLPIVRYDLQLLESYVHQPTPPLPIPILALAGSDDRAVSPEAMRQWERFTSESFELQTIPGGHFFPTENVEPIIQRAIGAFQQGPS